One Oceanispirochaeta sp. genomic window, GGACAGGAGTGTTTCTCCACTTTTCTAAAGCATTTCTGGCAGAAGACACCGCCTCATCAATGTCTTGTTGGGTTGCTAGGGGTGTCTGATCTATCAAATCACCCGTGACAGGATTAAAAACATCATTTACTTCACCTGAAGAAGAAAGACACATCTTCTTGTAAATTAACATTTGCATAGTCAACTCCAATAAAAAATTTTATTGAAGGCGAAAGAGACCCATCCCAAAGCACAATTGAATTTACATTCTAAAGTGATAATCGGGATGTTAGATTTTCTTCGCCTTTCCACACTGGGAGGCTTATCTGTTTCCGGATAAACCCTAACGGCTCAATCCCATGCCACTCCGGATTGGTTTAGGAATTTTCGCTCGGCGTCTATTGGTGAATGATCTTGTCATTCACAAATGTATGATTATCAAACATTCCAATGAATTGTTTTGTCAATAATAATTTATTCGATAAATGATTCCCAAGCAAAATTTTCTCATCCTATTTCAATAACTAATGTTATGACTATTTTCAGGATTCTTTTATGCTGAAGGGCAAAAACTTGTTCATACTGTCTTTGCGTGTCATAAAAATCGGTACAATCTCATCAATCCAGAGGAGAAGGTCTGTTCAACCAGTAATTAAGACATGACAAACACCACATCATCGGTTTTAATGCGGTTGTCCATAGTCAGTTCAGTATCCACGTCCTTCCTTAAAAGATTGTCCCCAGGGTTTCTACGACATCTGCCCGGGCTCCGCCCACTAAAAAAGTGACCATACCACAGTCTTCGAAGCTGAGAGCATGGCTCATTCAATTGGAATGAGTAATACCGCAATCATCACCTTTTGATCTCTTCACGTAGAATAGTTTCTATGTCTTGTTGTAATTTGCAAAACTACCCGCTTCAATTCTCATCCCACCCAGCGTGATACTTCCCGTTATGGATTCTTCATAACTCACCAAATCCAGAACTTTTCAGGCTCACTCATCGTACAACCTTAGGCTGCTTTTTTTTCATATCTTCAGTTAGAAGCAGTATCCCGGCTCCTTTTAAGGAACCTTAGAACGCCTCTTTCGAAGCTAGAAGAATGCGGTATTCCCCCGAAATCTATGCTACCCGATGCTTCGGTCAGCCATGCCCGGGTTCCCACGCCGATAGTTCTGAGAAAAATGGTTTTGCCGAGCTGATCTATCATTGATATGTTCAATGCTTTTCATGATAGGAAAGAGTATCTAGTATAGGGAAAAAGGGATATATTTAGGGCCATGATTTGAGATGCTCAAAGGGATCGGAATATGTATAAGAACAGATACCAGCGCAATGGAAGAACCATAACTCCTGAAGAAAATACCATTCTGGCGGGTAAGAAAGTCTTTATCGCCGGTGCCGGCGGATTGGGTGGCTATATCCTTGAATTTCTGCTGAGAGCAGGTGTTGGTCGTATCACCATCATTGATCCAGACAGATTTGACGATACAAATTTAAACCGTCAGATCCTGTGCACCGAGCCTCTTATGAACGTATCAAAAGCCGAAACCGCCGCAAACAGGGCGGCAGTGGTAAACAGCGAAGTGAAAGTGACCGCCCTGAAGGAAAAACTGACGGCAGAGAATGCTCTGGAACTCTGTAAGGGCCATGACATTCTGATAGATGCCCTGGATAATATACCCGCCCGTCTTGCGATGCAGGATGCTGCGGAAAAACTGAATATCCCCATGGTTCACGGTGCTATTGCCGGTTCTTACGGACAGGTATCAGTGGTTATGCCCGGAGACCGAACACTGAGCAAGCTCTATATGGACAGCAAAGACAAAGGTGTGGAAACGGAGCTGGGGAATCCCTCCTATACTCCGGCCATAGTGGCGGGAATGGAAGTCAATGAAGCCCTGAAAGTACTCCTGAACAAAGGCACTCCCCTGGTCAAGAAGGTTTTGTACATTGATCTTTTGGAGAATGAGTATAATACAATAGACATAGTTTAGATCTTAAAGGGCTGTTGAGATACAATCCTCAAAAAGGAATGATTAATAAAATTATCAGAAAAAAACATCAGTAATCATCTTAAATATTTCAAGGAAAGATACCCCCTGATAAATGCAGTACAGATAGTACAAAATCTTCGTTCAGAGGAATATGATAAAATGAAAAATATACATTTAAGAAATGCTGCTGATTACCTGGCAGAACTTTCAGGATAGCATTATCAGAGAATTGGCCTCTCTGAGACCTGGCTGTCTGCTAAATCCTATACTGCTGATCAACAACTTTGATTTCAGAACCCAGCAATTAGTCGACAGGGGATACTGCAGAAGCATTACAAAAGATTG contains:
- a CDS encoding aldehyde dehydrogenase family protein; translation: MQMLIYKKMCLSSSGEVNDVFNPVTGDLIDQTPLATQQDIDEAVSSARNALEKWRNTPV
- a CDS encoding HesA/MoeB/ThiF family protein, translating into MYKNRYQRNGRTITPEENTILAGKKVFIAGAGGLGGYILEFLLRAGVGRITIIDPDRFDDTNLNRQILCTEPLMNVSKAETAANRAAVVNSEVKVTALKEKLTAENALELCKGHDILIDALDNIPARLAMQDAAEKLNIPMVHGAIAGSYGQVSVVMPGDRTLSKLYMDSKDKGVETELGNPSYTPAIVAGMEVNEALKVLLNKGTPLVKKVLYIDLLENEYNTIDIV